The proteins below come from a single Chloroflexota bacterium genomic window:
- a CDS encoding N-acetylneuraminate synthase encodes MGQISIGDRAIGDRHPTYVIAEIGFNHEGDMDLAVRMIEAAAEAGVDAVKFQTYRAADLVLESTEHFQTIKHGELSLDDHRRLVQAARASGVAFLSTPYGFESVDVLERVGVPAYKVASMDLTNLPLLRYIAATGKPMLVSTGMATIGEIAEAVEAIQSAGNDQIVLLHCISEYPAAPEDAHLRSIPLLQDAFGLPVGYSDHVLGNAVALAAVTLGACVVEKHFTTDKALPGPDHRISANPEEMAQLVRDIRAIERSLGDGRTLLGRPDRGNAPLFRRGLFASVDIPAGTVITEEMVKCVRPQRGLPPRYLDWVIGRTARADIKKEQPLTWDLL; translated from the coding sequence ATGGGACAGATCAGCATCGGGGACAGGGCGATTGGGGATAGGCATCCCACCTACGTGATCGCCGAGATCGGCTTCAACCACGAGGGGGATATGGATCTGGCGGTCCGGATGATCGAGGCCGCCGCCGAGGCGGGCGTGGACGCCGTCAAGTTCCAGACATATCGGGCGGCCGACTTGGTGCTGGAGAGCACGGAGCACTTCCAGACTATCAAGCATGGCGAGCTCTCCCTGGACGATCATCGGCGCCTGGTGCAGGCGGCGCGCGCCAGCGGCGTCGCGTTTCTCTCCACCCCATACGGCTTTGAGAGCGTGGACGTGTTGGAGCGCGTGGGGGTGCCCGCGTACAAGGTCGCGTCCATGGATCTGACGAACCTACCGTTGCTGCGGTACATCGCCGCTACCGGGAAGCCGATGCTCGTCTCGACCGGCATGGCCACGATCGGGGAGATCGCGGAGGCCGTGGAGGCGATCCAGTCGGCGGGCAATGACCAGATCGTTCTGCTGCATTGCATATCCGAATACCCGGCCGCTCCCGAGGATGCGCACCTGCGGAGCATCCCGTTGCTGCAGGATGCCTTCGGCCTGCCGGTGGGCTACTCGGATCACGTGCTGGGAAACGCCGTTGCCCTGGCCGCCGTCACGCTGGGGGCCTGCGTGGTGGAGAAGCACTTCACCACCGATAAGGCGCTGCCCGGCCCGGATCATCGCATCTCCGCCAACCCCGAGGAGATGGCCCAACTGGTTCGGGATATCCGGGCCATCGAGCGGAGCCTGGGGGATGGGCGCACCCTGCTCGGGCGTCCCGACCGGGGGAACGCCCCGCTTTTCCGTCGGGGGCTGTTCGCCAGCGTGGATATCCCGGCGGGGACGGTGATCACCGAGGAGATGGTGAAATGCGTCCGGCCCCAGCGGGGACTGCCTCCCAGGTACCTGGATTGGGTGATCGGCCGCACGGCGCGGGCGGACATCAAGAAAGAGCAGCCGCTGACCTGGGATCTGCTGTGA
- a CDS encoding NTP transferase domain-containing protein, with the protein MGERVLCILQVRMGSSRLPGKALADICGRPMLAHIIDRLKASETIGDIVVATTTRPGDEAIVDLAEAMGIMWFRGPAEDVLGRVAQVALRWGTEVIAHASGDNPLVEPEIVDETVRRCQAEGYDLAFMAGLPLGVGLDVFSKRALIASDRLAVDPAQREHVNAYIFDHLDCFRVGRLLPDEALRRPDLRLTVDTEDDLRLMREIYRRLYRPGTIIHLRDVLDLYEAEPELFAINRHVRQLYVSESAPVLRGL; encoded by the coding sequence ATGGGCGAGAGAGTGCTCTGTATCCTGCAGGTGCGAATGGGATCCAGCCGGCTGCCCGGAAAGGCTCTGGCTGATATCTGTGGGCGCCCCATGCTGGCGCACATCATCGATCGTCTGAAGGCATCTGAGACGATCGGGGACATCGTCGTCGCCACCACGACGCGGCCGGGGGACGAGGCCATCGTCGACCTGGCGGAGGCGATGGGGATCATGTGGTTTCGCGGGCCGGCCGAGGATGTGCTGGGCCGGGTCGCCCAGGTCGCCCTCCGGTGGGGAACGGAGGTCATCGCCCACGCCTCCGGCGACAACCCCCTGGTGGAGCCTGAGATCGTGGATGAGACGGTGCGCCGTTGCCAGGCCGAAGGGTACGATCTCGCCTTCATGGCGGGCCTGCCTCTGGGCGTCGGGCTGGACGTGTTCTCGAAGCGGGCGTTGATCGCTTCGGATCGCCTGGCCGTGGACCCGGCGCAGCGGGAGCACGTAAACGCTTATATCTTCGATCACCTGGACTGCTTTCGCGTGGGGCGGCTTCTGCCGGATGAGGCGCTCCGGAGGCCGGATCTGCGCCTGACGGTGGACACGGAGGACGATTTACGCCTGATGCGGGAGATCTACCGGCGCCTGTACAGACCGGGGACCATCATCCATCTCCGGGACGTGCTGGATCTGTACGAGGCCGAGCCGGAGCTATTCGCCATCAATCGGCATGTGCGGCAGTTATACGTCTCCGAGTCGGCGCCGGTGCTGCGAGGGCTGTAA